A single Corticium candelabrum chromosome 12, ooCorCand1.1, whole genome shotgun sequence DNA region contains:
- the LOC134187999 gene encoding uncharacterized protein LOC134187999 → MTAAVHTVADSMHAHLVSQMKIGFFSIVPDESTDISVFEQVAVSARVIDTTDGLVKSYSLGIKPVPSASATNIFGKIEEMFKDDGIPWRNMIAYGSDGANVMRGSKNSVLTRLKNVQPYLYSIHCTCHQLHLCAQGASKCIPPIVEDFARNVAYFFEKSAKRVARYKEFQAAANVPSHKLIKPSSTRWLSLHQSVSRVLEQWDALEQYFTQDNDVRNVSKVKEWVELMAAKSTKAYLYFLKEVLPIFTTVNCRYQTSNVMIHKLYDDQRQLLKILLLNCIKQSSISQTTDCLTLDLDNEALWIDVIDLVISKDCEAIVADMSHFERSAFLTVCRDFYLVAAKEVKRRLPLSCPVLSALRFLCPERGKERSAREIGHLASQFSNVVLPENITKLQREWQRYQTESTSSRSSLPLAIDKHWHELIKRSDASGCQEFPLLSCFASAMLVIPHSSADIERNFSNMGSDKSNTRNSIGTPLLNSLMTIGCNKGQMTCLTFTPTPSMRRELPQHVAKAAGRAKNTKSAATNRSTGVNQEAACAKTPVLVCQSESSAHNPCPMQDLKEPVIQFQTKRRSSSVTKHPPFSRKRPSTSAIHTHPATTASKMSKRGDTPTAHNASSPKVNAFEFLQSQLLHHNENLDSKEIWTYRGSEYLLAPSLCQSRIDGRDGSNACTVIAAQVCQLILLQKDSFLLPPETSFLEETLVNAMRAGNATYDQMGLKGFLSAYDVVSMEPSPTLLASEDYFIRPGCWQGLVDFVSGRLRSFTDDKVVAGVLVVSPYSFAVCYLQEHSLFIVFDSHSHGNAGGLIGRVPKNFAAKYFEEFLGRHYAHLEFVPSSSNKVAQFTSLIVKDLW, encoded by the coding sequence ATGACTGCAGCCGTGCACACCGTTGCTGATAGCATGCACGCACATCTCGTTTCCCAGATGAAAATTGGATTTTTCAGCATCGTTCCTGATGAATCTACTGATATATCAGTGTTTGAACAGGTGGCAGTATCAGCTCGCGTGATCGACACTACAGATGGATTGGTGAAGTCCTATAGTTTGGGCATTAAACCAGTCCCGTCAGCGTCTGCTACCAACATTTTCGGCAAGATTGAAGAAATGTTCAAAGATGATGGTATTCCATGGAGAAACATGATCGCTTATGGATCAGATGGGGCCAACGTCATGCGTGGATCAAAGAATTCTGTTTTGACTAGGCTCAAGAACGTTCAACCTTACCTGTATTCTATTCACTGCACATGTCATCAGCTCCACCTTTGTGCTCAGGGTGCTTCTAAATGCATACCACCCATAGTAGAAGACTTCGCTAGGAATGTGGCATACTTTTTTGAGAAAAGTGCAAAACGTGTCGCGAGATACAAAGAGTTTCAGGCAGCTGCAAACGTTCCTTCACACAAGCTCATAAAACCGTCCTCTACAAGATGGCTCAGCTTGCATCAAAGTGTATCAAGAGTCTTGGAGCAGTGGGACGCTCTTGAACAGTACTTCACCCAAGACAACGATGTAAGGAACGTTTCAAAAGTAAAGGAGTGGGTTGAATTGATGGCAGCCAAGTCCACTAAAGCCTACCTATACTTTCTGAAGGAAGTCTTACCTATTTTTACAACAGTGAACTGCCGCTATCAGACAAGCAATGTTATGATTCACAAACTGTATGATGACCAGCGACAACTTCTGAAGATACTTCTTCTCAACTGCATCAAGCAGTCAAGCATAAGCCAAACCACTGATTGCCTTACCCTTGACCTAGACAATGAGGCACTGTGGATTGATGTGATAGATTTGGTTATCAGCAAGGACTGCGAGGCTATTGTGGCAGATATGTCTCATTTTGAAAGGAGCGCTTTCCTGACTGTATGTCGAGATTTTTATCTTGTGGCAGCAAAAGAGGTCAAACGTCGATTGCCTCTGTCATGCCCTGTTCTATCTGCTCTCCGGTTTCTATGCCCCGAAAGAGGCAAGGAACGCTCAGCAAGAGAAATTGGCCACCTAGCTAGCCAATTCTCGAATGTTGTCCTCCCAGAGAATATTACCAAGCTGCAGCGGGAGTGGCAGCGCTATCAGACCGAGAGCACTTCTAGTCGAAGTTCATTACCTCTGGCTATAGACAAACACTGGCATGAATTGATTAAAAGGTCAGATGCCTCTGGCTGCCAGGAATTTCCTCTTTTATCTTGTTTTGCATCAGCTATGCTAGTTATACCACATTCTAGTGCAGATATCGAACGAAATTTTTCAAACATGGGCAGCGACAAATCCAATACCCGCAACAGTATCGGTACGCCCTTGCTTAACAGCTTGATGACAATTGGTTGCAATAAAGGTCAAATGACGTGCTTAACGTTTACACCCACGCCATCGATGAGACGGGAGCTGCCACAACATGTGGCTAAGGCAGCTGGTCGTGCCAAGAATACCAAGTCCGCTGCAACAAATAGGAGCACTGGAGTAAATCAAGAAGCAGCTTGTGCAAAGACACCCGTCCTAGTGTGTCAATCTGAATCATCTGCACACAACCCATGCCCAATGCAAGATTTGAAAGAACCTGTTATTCAATTCCAGACAAAACGCAGATCTAGTTCAGTTACAAAGCATCCTCCTTTCTCACGCAAGCGTCCAAGTACTTCTGCTATCCACACCCATCCTGCCACAACGGCCAGCAAAATGAGCAAACGAGGTGATACTCCAACAGCCCATAATGCAAGTAGTCCGAAAGTTAATGCATTTGAGTTTCTTCAATCACAGTTACTTCACCACAATGAGAATCTAGACTCTAAAGAGATATGGACATACCGGGGTTCAGAATACCTATTAGCACCTTCGCTCTGCCAGTCTCGTATTGATGGACGTGATGGCAGCAATGCTTGCACTGTCATAGCAGCTCAAGTGTGTCAGCTGATTCTTTTGCAGAAAGACTCGTTTTTACTACCGCCTGAAACCTCTTTCCTAGAAGAGACTCTTGTCAACGCTATGAGGGCAGGAAATGCTACGTACGATCAGATGGGCTTGAAGGGGTTTCTGAGTGCATACGATGTTGTAAGCATGGAACCCTCGCCCACCCTTCTAGCTTCGGAGGATTATTTCATACGACCGGGATGTTGGCAGGGGCTAGTAGATTTTGTCTCCGGCAGGCTACGTTCTTTCACTGATGACAAAGTGGTGGCTGGCGTGCTAGTTGTATCACCTTATTCATTTGCAGTGTGCTACCTGCAGGAACACAGCTTGTTCATTGTGTTTGACAGCCATTCACATGGTAACGCAGGTGGCTTGATTGGCAGAGTGCCAAAGAATTTTGCTGCTAAATACTTTGAAGAGTTCCTTGGTCGCCACTATGCACACCTAGAATTTGTTCCTTCTAGTAGCAACAAAGTAGCGCAATTTACAAGCTTAATCGTTAAGGATTTGTGGTAA
- the LOC134187651 gene encoding zinc finger BED domain-containing protein 4-like: MSAETRRKSPIWEYFEVTEDARFARCKACKMKISRGGQTTKTFNTTNLQHHLRTRHQDRSAAYERAIEEEKVKAKDRKQTKASACFLQQSLLDVRKWDINNARAQRVHQLIAEMIAIDSQPLSIVNDVGFTRLLRELEPRYSLPSRRYITETVLPKVYEEVRSGVRKQVDGVSFFSFTTDGWTSDDGIANFLSLTAHWLTDDFERKSAILHVLPLEEAHTGEYLCHTFLQMLDGWNIKKNQVHLVLRDNAANMVKGMREACVPSYGCFAHTLQLVIGDGLLFQKVVKDLLAVCHRIVSHFKHSSLAHSRLQKIQASLGLPQHRLPQDVSTRWNSSLYMLQAIIEQKMAIAAYSSEYRIPQLTATQLEIAAKVIEVLEPFEEITKAVSSNASTISLVIPFVRMLHRTLKEQHNDKGIQSMKDEILKSLQKRFSDITDNYSLVLATLLDPRFKDKFFSDTSERSFARGLLQEKCHELLLETKSDPDSCAEDTCPPSPKRPQSLLWRSFSDILKETGSCSASSKTPSNIDHYLSEPVIDFHQASCDSWWMENNRRFPLLSELAQRYLSAPATSVPSERVFSDAGNICNDKRNRLAPERTETLLFIKKNFDICKK, translated from the coding sequence ATGTCGGCGGAGACGAGACGGAAGTCTCCCATTTGGGAGTACTTTGAGGTAACTGAGGACGCAAGATTCGCTCGCTGCAAGGCTTGCAAGATGAAGATATCACGCGGTGGACAGACGACAAAAACCTTCAACACCACAAATCTCCAGCATCACTTGAGAACTCGACACCAAGATAGGAGTGCGGCATACGAAAGGGCCATAGAGGAGGAGAAGGTGAAGGCTAAAGACCGAAAGCAAACCAAGGCATCTGCGTGCTTTCTCCAGCAGTCGTTGCTGGACGTACGGAAATGGGACATCAATAATGCACGCGCACAAAGAGTGCATCAATTAATCGCTGAAATGATTGCCATTGACTCACAGCCCCTGTCAATAGTGAATGATGTCGGGTTTACTCGTCTGCTACGTGAGCTTGAGCCGAGGTATTCTCTTCCTAGTAGAAGATACATAACTGAGACAGTTCTGCCTAAGGTCTATGAAGAAGTGAGGAGTGGAGTCAGGAAACAGGTGGATGGAGTGTCTTTCTTCAGTTTTACCACAGATGGATGGACTTCTGATGATGGTATTGCAAACTTCCTTAGTCTTACTGCTCACTGGTTAACTGATGATTTTGAAAGAAAATCTGCTATCCTTCATGTCCTTCCACTGGAAGAGGCTCACACTGGTGAATACTTGTGTCATACTTTCCTGCAAATGTTGGACGGTTGGAACATAAAGAAGAACCAAGTCCACTTGGTGCTGCGAGACAATGCTGCTAACATGGTCAAGGGAATGAGAGAAGCATGTGTTCCATCTTATGGCTGCTTTGCCCATACACTACAGTTAGTCATTGGGGATGGACTGTTGTTTCAAAAAGTAGTTAAAGATCTGCTTGCCGTCTGCCACAGAATTGTTAGTCACTTTAAACATTCATCACTTGCCCATTCACGTCTGCAAAAGATTCAAGCTAGTCTCGGATTACCTCAGCACCGCCTACCACAAGATGTATCAACCAGATGGAATTCCTCCCTCTACATGCTCCAAGCAATCATAGAACAAAAGATGGCCATAGCTGCTTATTCCTCAGAGTATAGGATTCCCCAACTGACAGCAACACAGCTGGAAATAGCTGCAAAAGTTATTGAGGTACTTGAACCTTTCGAGGAAATCACAAAAGCAGTCTCATCTAATGCATCGACCATATCATTAGTCATTCCGTTTGTTCGAATGCTTCATAGGACGCTGAAAGAGCAACATAATGACAAAGGAATTCAGTCAATGAAGGATGAGATTCTAAAGTCATTGCAAAAGAGATTTTCGGACATAACTGATAACTACTCTTTAGTCTTAGCAACACTGTTGGACCCCAGATTCAAGGACAAGTTTTTCAGTGACACATCAGAAAGAAGTTTTGCTAGAGGTCTTCTTCAGGAGAAATGTCATGAACTACTGCTAGAAACAAAATCAGATCCTGACTCATGTGCAGAGGACACTTGCCCACCCTCTCCTAAGAGACCTCAAAGTTTACTTTGGAGAAGTTTCTCAGATATTTTAAAAGAAACGGGCTCCTgttcagcaagttctaagactCCATCGAACATTGACCATTATCTGTCAGAACCAGTAATAGATTTTCACCAGGCCAGCTGTGACAGCTGGTGGATGGAAAACAACAGGAGATTTCCACTTCTGTCAGAGCTTGCACAACGCTACTTAAGTGCCCCTGCAACATCTGTTCCCTCAGAAAGGGTTTTCTCTGATGCTGGCAACATCTGTAATGATAAACGTAACAGGCTAGCACCCGAGCGAACAGAaacattgttatttattaagaAGAACTTTGACATATGTAAAAAATGA
- the LOC134187650 gene encoding uncharacterized protein LOC134187650, translating into MAMIFAVFTTMRMTRNFMKRGHQSLYGVQAAISAVTGKVIDYEIESRFCKNCQSHSSWDRGSENYREWKASHVENCSLTYTGSSNSMETHGAVIMWCCSLEHYKLRYTTFIGDGDSSAYRSVVAANPYGDDVTITKSDCIGHVQKRMGTQLRRLWTEHKDLAIPLPSGTVRKGIKGQCRLTADLINKLQNYYGMAIRSNLGNKYKMVSAIAAIFGHHSNDHTFCPPGDDSWCKYLRRDPTYKDKDIQKKSLS; encoded by the exons atggcgATGATTTTTGCGGTTTTCACGACGATGAGGATGACACGGAATTTCATG AAGAGAGGCCATCAAAGTCTGTATGGGGTACAGGCAGCTATTTCTGCTGTAACAGGCAAGGTAATCGATTACGAAATCGAAAGTCGTTTCTGCAAGAATTGCCAGTCGCATAGTTCTTGGGACAGGGGAAGTGAGAATTATAGGGAATGGAAGGCCTCTCATGTTGAGAATTGCAGCTTGACCTACACCGGTTCTTCTAACAGCATGGAGACCCATGGTGCTGTCATCATGTGGTGTTGCTCTCTGGAACATTATAAGCTGCGCTATACCACATTCATTGGGGATGGCGATAGCTCTGCGTATCGatctgttgttgctgcaaaCCCGTATGGTGATGACGTTACAATCACAAAGTCGGATTGCATCGGTCACGTGCAGAAGAGGATGGGAACTCAACTGAGGAGGCTCTGGACTGAGCACAAAGACCTTGCTATTCCCTTGCCATCTGGGACTGTGAGGAAGGGCATCAAAGGACAGTGCAGACTAACAGCTGACTTGATCAACAAATTACAGAACTACTATGGTATGGCCATTCGAAGCAATCTTGGAAACAAGTACAAAATGGTTTCTGCCATCGCTGCTATCTTTGGGCATCATTCTAATGACCACACCTTTTGCCCACCTGGAGATGACTCTTGGTGCAAGTATTTGAGGAGAGACCCAACATACAAGGACAAGGACATCCAAAAGAAGTCCTTGAGCTGA
- the LOC134187653 gene encoding 52 kDa repressor of the inhibitor of the protein kinase-like, which produces MAEPPKKKRKQLSIQLALGKKLESSDGSEATSYARSPFNEANGDAKENLHQDQEVHPTDTEMAQSSFKDPTYYIHRRISDDERLYLLKNKWIPPLLFKFPTRNGRKYNCRWEEDYSWLRYSSSKDAAFCSFCVLFAEQSTATQTTARCGFNAGSFHSSGFHDWKNATGLKRSAIRSHECSEMHKNSAAKARSLLNVAEGKSKDIQSSISTSHEVAIQKNRAIILSVIDLVIALGQRNVPFRGHNWDKQQRREDGNFDFFLNWKSTFDPVLQEHLLHGKKNAVYRSPDVQNEIIQLAGLEVRKKIVNDAKVSKWFSVMADECTDAAQLEQMAICIRFVDETSYKKFEVREEFIGFVELAVANAECISAAITDYLKECDLDIGLLRGQGYDGASVMSGRASGVSTRILQQQPRAFYQHCRSHKLNLVIASSCKQVPQIRDMFDSVGALTWFLGGSPKRKSILSRYLKIDDISEYLTAEFDEENVTTAEPQLSDVLVQKSAKKQLPVLCQTRWSARLATLSSMLAKYKAICHALEDIAIESSSSDSRTQATSYSRLLHSSQFIVSLVVAQFILSFCDPLTMVLQKPNCDVLKAFRKAKLLRSTIAAQRNEQQFGQVWRKAKAIAEELQTEIRMPRMTARSKHRSNAGVGTLESECPEAYFRRNVFYTFIDHTVTQLEERFPNSSEGMFLGFSLLPNFVLDLTTDDKEAITRFFSPDLPKPETFDTEILIWKSECSEVPRAERLNATLLDTLQLADKDFYPNVHAILKLLLTLPVGSVSCERSFSKMRRLKHWSRTTMGENRLNGLALMFVHKDMKISRENVLQRFDSTRHRRIGQLHLPTAN; this is translated from the exons ATGGCAGAGCCgccaaagaagaagagaaagcagCTGTCTATTCAGTTGGCCTTGGG AAAGAAGCTCGAGTCATCGGATGGATCTGAGGCCACGTCGTATGCTAGATCTCCTTTCAATGAAGCAAACGGCGATGCAAAGGAGAATCTTCACCAAGATCAAG AAGTACACCCAACTGATACAGAAATGGCACAGTCATCCTTCAAAGATCCCACATACTATATCCACAGGAGGATCAGTGATGATGAGAGACTTTATCTACTAAAGAATAAATGGATACCACCTCTTTTGTTCAAATTTCCCACTAGAAATGGCAGGAAATACAACTGTCGATGGGAAGAAGATTATAGTTGGCTTCGATACTCTTCTAGTAAAGATGCTGCTTTCTGTTCTTTTTGTGTACTGTTTGCTGAGCAATCAACTGCCACTCAAACCACTGCACGTTGTGGATTCAATGCAGGTTCCTTCCATTCATCAGGTTTTCATGATTGGAAGAACGCTACTGGGCTGAAACGTAGCGCAATACGTTCACATGAGTGCAGTGAAATGCACAAGAACTCAGCAGCAAAGGCTCGATCTTTGTTGAATGTTGCTGAAGGCAAGTCCAAGGACATCCAGTCATCCATTTCTACATCACACGAAGTTGCAATTCAGAAAAATCGAGCAATCATTTTATCTGTTATTGATTTAGTCATTGCCCTTGGTCAACGCAATGTACCATTTCGGGGTCATAATTGggacaaacagcaaagacgAGAAGACGGAAATTTCGATTTTTTCCTAAATTGGAAGTCAACATTTGACCCTGTACTTCAGGAGCATCTGTTGCATGGAAAGAAAAACGCTGTGTACAGGAGCCCAGATGTACAGAATGAAATTATACAGCTGGCTGGTTTGGAAGTGAGAAAGAAAATTGTAAATGATGCCAAAGTCAGTAAATGGTTTTCAGTGATGGCTGACGAATGCACTGATGCGGCACAATTAGAACAAATGGCAATATGCATTAGATTTGTAGACGAGACCAGCTACAAAAAGTTTGAAGTAAGAGAGGAGTTTATAGGGTTTGTCGAGCTTGCTGTTGCCAATGCTGAATGTATTAGTGCAGCTATTACAGACTATCTGAAGGAGTGTGACTTAGATATTGGATTGCTCCGTGGCCAGGGCTATGATGGAGCCTCCGTAATGTCTGGAAGGGCCTCAGGTGTGTCTACCAGAATTCTTCAGCAACAGCCAAGAGCATTCTACCAACATTGTCGGTCGCATAAATTGAACTTAGTCATAGCGTCTTCGTGCAAACAAGTACCACAAATTAGAGATATGTTTGATTCTGTAGGAGCTTTGACCTGGTTTCTTGGAGGAAGTCCAAAGCGGAAGAGCATTCTTAGTCGATACTTGAAAATTGACGATATATCTGAGTATCTTACAGCAGAATTTGATGAAGAGAATGTAACCACTGCTGAGCCACAACTCAGCGATGTCCTTGTTCAGAAGTCAGCAAAGAAGCAACTGCCTGTACTATGTCAAACCAGATGGTCTGCTAGACTAGCAACACTATCAAGCATGCTTGCTAAATACAAAGCAATATGTCATGCTCTGGAAGACATTGCTATCGAGAGTTCGAGTTCTGATTCAAGGACTCAGGCTACATCTTACAGCAGACTTCTACATTCTTCCCAGTTTATTGTTTCACTTGTGGTGGCTCAGTTTATACTCAGTTTCTGTGACCCGCTGACGATGGTTTTGCAAAAGCCCAACTGTGATGTACTAAAGGCATTTAGAAAGGCAAAGCTCTTGAGGTCAACAATTGCAGCACAACGAAATGAACAGCAGTTTGGGCAAGTGTGGAGGAAGGCCAAAGCAATCGCTGAAGAGCTCCAAACTGAGATTAGGATGCCTAGGATGACTGCCAGAAGTAAACACAGGAGTAATGCTGGAGTGGGTACATTAGAAAGTGAGTGCCCTGAAGCTTACTTTAGAAGAAATGTGTTCTACACTTTTATAGACCACACGGTAACGCAACTTGAAGAACGCTTTCCAAATTCTTCAGAGGGGATGTTTCTTGGGTTTAGTCTTCTTCCTAATTTTGTGCTTGACTTAACAACTGACGACAAAGAAGCTATCACAAGATTTTTCAGTCCAGACTTGCCGAAACCAGAAACTTTCGATACTGAGATACTCATTTGGAAGAGCGAATGCTCAGAAGTTCCAAGAGCGGAACGGCTAAATGCCACATTACTTGACACGCTGCAATTAGCGGATAAAGACTTTTACCCGAACGTGCATGCGATACTCAAGCTATTGTTGACTCTACCAGTAGGGTCAGTATCTTGCGAGAGGTCGTTTTCGAAGATGAGAAGGCTTAAACATTGGTCAAGAACCACTATGGGAGAGAATAGGCTAAATGGGTTAGCTCTCATGTTTGTCCACAAGGATATGAAAATTAGCAGAGAAAATGTTCTGCAAAGATTTGATTCCACGAGACATAGAAGGATTGGACAGCTTCATCTGCCAACTGCTAACTAA